In Cicer arietinum cultivar CDC Frontier isolate Library 1 chromosome 1, Cicar.CDCFrontier_v2.0, whole genome shotgun sequence, one DNA window encodes the following:
- the LOC101514724 gene encoding ATP-dependent DNA helicase Q-like 3 → MALKEKGIAAEFLSSTKTAVAKDKIYEDLDSGKPSTRLLYVTPELIATPGFMSKLAKIYSRGLLSLIAIDEAHCISSWGHDFRPSYRKLSTLRKHLPDVPMLALTATAVPKVQKDVVESLQMQNALKLKTSFNRPNIYYEVRYKDLLNDAYADLSDTLKSLGDVCGIIYCLERSMCDDLSAHLSQRGFSCAAYHAGLNDKMRTSVLHDWISSNIKVVVATVAFGNTFPGSGGLISLNNKWFLLKECSYEDKNFSHHCQDRHSYDFLCASFAGLLVNVRFGEIVGKGMWHSQSVQITCIIGSIQKLQCYRDSMSQLSLLKAIAALFRTLFRTHFMATFKRDCDVSLSFLSILYMERFCCIQLLSLWCPFRMGIDRKDVRIVCHFNIPKSMESFYQESGRAGRDQLPSTSLLYYGVDDRKRMEFILRNSGSKKSQSSSSKEESSRTSLTAFNQMVEYCEGSGCRRKMIIESFGEQVTASLCGKTCDSCRHPNIVARNLEDLTAACALRQQSGSRVFIASSTGAIDGEQLSEFWNRDDEASGSEEDISDLDGDDNEAVNNLGRSKFQSRLGVNEKLDLLQRAEENYYRKENTNRQSNKVDKNAISDEMRGASRQRLQNALKQAQQRLDNLKIEMETSASLLEDECYKKYGKAGKSFYYSQVASTIRWLTTTSSINLMNRLCAINPSTSVNVFSEAEHPLTSPPASDPCAKEETTNELSGNAITETIPCDVPLESSNTNLPPIPSFSEFVNSRKAKRNQSSDTNKHSSRVEKKMRIQ, encoded by the exons ATGGCACTAAAGGAGAAAGGAATCGCTGCAGAGTTTCTCTCCTCAACAAAAACGGCAGTTGCAAAAGATAAG ATTTACGAGGACCTTGATTCTGGAAAACCGTCTACAAGGCTGCTTTATGTGACTCCAGAGTTGATAGCAACCCCAGGGTTTATGTCAAAGCTGGCAAAGATTTATTCCAGGGGTTTGTTAAGTCTCATTGCCATAGACGAG GCACATTGCATCTCTAGTTGGGGTCACGATTTCAG ACCTAGCTACCGTAAGCTTTCAACTCTGAGAAAGCACCTGCCAGATGTACCAATGTTAGCTCTGACTGCTACTGCTGTTCCTAA GGTTCAGAAGGATGTAGTGGAATCCTTACAGATGCAAAATGCATTAAAACTGAAGACTTCTTTTAATCGGCCTAATATATATTATGAAG TTAGATACAAAGATCTATTGAATGATGCTTATGCTGATTTATCTGATACTCTCAAATCTTTGGGAGATGTCTGTGGGATAATTTACTGCCTTGAACGTTCAATGTGTGATGACTTGTCAGCTCATCTATCCCAAAGAGGCTTTTCTTGTGCtg CTTATCATGCAGGACTGAATGATAAAATGCGAACTTCAGTGCTACATGATTGGATTTCTTCAAACATAAAAGTTGTTGTTGCCACTGTTGCTTTTGG GAACACTTTTCCCGGGAGTGGTGGACTGATTTCATTGAATAACAAGTGGTTTCTTTTAAAGGAA TGCTCTTACGAGGATAAGAATTTTTCACACCATTGTCAAGATCGCCATTCCTACGATTTTTTATGTGCTTCCTTTGCTGGATTGTTGGTAAATGTCCGTTTTGGTGAAATCGTTGGTAAGGGGATGTGGCATTCCCAATCAGTGCAGATAACTTGCATCATTGGCTCCATTCAGAAATTGCAATGCTACAGGGATAGCATGTCACAACTATCCCTGCTGAAAGCTATAGCAGCGTTATTCCGAACACTATTTAGAACTCATTTTATGGCTACATTTAAGAGA GATTGTGATGTAtccctttcttttctttctatacTCTACATGGAGCGTTTCTGTTGCATACAGTTACTAAGCCTTTGGTGTCCGTTCAGAATG GGCATTGATAGAAAAGATGTCAGAATCGTGTGCCACTTCAATATTCCAAAGTCAATGGAATCATTCTATCAAGAGTCAGGAAGAGCTGGTCGTGATCAATTGCCCTCTACAAGTCTGTTGTACTATGGAGTAGATGATCGCAAAAGAATG GAATTTATATTAAGAAACTCAGGGAGCAAGAAGTCACAATCCTCAAGTTCAAAAGAAGAATCATCCAGAACGTCCCTAACTGCTTTCAATCAG ATGGTTGAATATTGTGAAGGATCTGGATGTCGTAGGAAAATGATTATCGAAAGTTTTGGGGAGCAG GTAACAGCATCACTATGTGGAAAAACGTGTGACTCATGTAGACACCCAAACATAGTTGCCAGAAATTTGGAGGATCTCACAGCTGCCTGTGCTCTACGCCAGCAAAGCGGTTCTCGAGTTTTCATAGCCAG TTCCACTGGTGCAATTGATGGAGAACAGTTATCTGAATTCTGGAATCGAGATGACGAAGCGAGTGGATCAGAGGAAGATATTTCTGACTTAGATGGGG ACGATAATGAGGCTGTCAACAATCTAGGCCGGTCAAAGTTTCAATCCAGACTGGGAGTAAATGAAAAGCTTGATTTGTTACAGCGGGCAGAAGAAAACTACTATCGTAAAGAGAACACTAATAGACAG AGCAACAAAGTTGACAAGAATGCTATTTCTGATGAAATGCGAGGGGCAAGCAGGCAGAGATTACAAAATGCTTTAAAACAGGCTCAGCAACGGCTTGACAACTTAAA GATTGAAATGGAAACATCAGCATCTCTTCTTGAAGATGAATGCTACAAGAAATATGGCAAGGCTGGGAAATCATTCTATTATTCACAAGTGGCAAGTACTATCAGGTGGCTGACAACTACAAGTTCTATCAATCTGATGAACCGACTTTGTGCAATTAATCCTTCCACATCAGTGAATGTCTTCTCTGAAGCTGAACATCCCCTCACATCGCCACCTGCTTCAGATCCTTGTGCAAAAGAAGAAACTACCAATGAGCTCTCAGGCAATGCTATAACAGAAACTATCCCATGTGATGTGCCATTGGAAAGTTCTAATACAAACTTGCCACCAATACCATCCTTCTCTGAATTTGTAAATAGTAGGAAAGCAAAAAGAAACCAATCAAGTGATACCAACAAACACTCATCAAGAGTAGAGAAGAAGATGAGGATACAGTAG